The genome window GTATATATCGTTATAAGTTTATCTTATTGGGCATTCGCCAAACTGGTAAGGCAGTGGACTCTGAATCCATAATTTACTGGTTCGAGACCAGTATGCCCAACTTCTAACAAAAGGCCTGCTAGATTAGCTAGCAGGTCTTTTGTTGATAAAAAAGTTATTTGTTATAATTACAGTCAAGTGAGGGGACGAATATGGCTAGTAATTCTGATTCAATTTATTATGTTTTAACAAAACTAAAGCACCATCCAGAGTTAATCAAAAGCATTAGACCACGTTATACTAATACGGTTCTGATTCTTTTTGATGACTCCTTAAAGATAGCCGATGCTTCATTTTATTTTCCTGTTGATCGTTTTATGGTCAATCGTTTGTCAAATGATTTTGTGGCAAAGAATGGTGACCTTCTTGATAGTTATTTTTCAATGACCAATGGAACAAAGAAAAATTACCATGATGTTTGGGCGACGACCTGTCATATTCCAGAAAAGAAAGTATATTTATTAGAATTATCATTTGAATAACGCGATTTAAGCTGCGACAAAAGGTGTCACAGCTTATTTGCTATAAAGAGAGAGTTTTATAGTGCTTGTTTCAACGATTGTTTTAATGGTAGCGGCAGTTTTAAGTAGTATTATTTCCAGCTTCTTTCCGCACTTCTCAATTAATTATATTAGTATTTTCGTCGGCTTAATTATTGGTTCAGTTCCTTTTTTGAATGGTCGGATTTCCTCCCTTCCACAAAGAAATATTTATGTATATAGTAGCTCCACTGATTTATTTTGAGAGGCAATCAACGAGAATTAATCTGATTGGAAAAAGATTACGACAAATTCTTGAAACGGCTGTTCTTTTAGTAATTGTCGGAACGGTATTTGCGGGTTTTAGTGTATCGCTTTTGGGAATTCTGCTAGCCCTGGCATTTCTGATGGGTGCCTTAAGTACTCCGACCGATGCTACTGCAACTGAATCTGTTTTGGAGGGGTTGATTGTCCCTGAAAGACAAGAAAATATTCTAAAAATGGAGTCATTATTTAATGATGCTTCTGGTATTATCCTGGTTACTGCAATGGCGCTGTGGGTAAAAAACGGACAGTTCAACTATCAACAAACGTTTTTTGACTTTTTGCGTTCAGCTGGTGGCGGGATAATTATTGGCATTATGGCAGCCCTTGTAATGATCAGTTTTCGTCAATTTTTAGGGCGAATTAACCATGATGCTTATAATGCGCAAATATTATTATTTGTTAGTACGCCATTCTTTATTTACTTTATAGCTGAAGAATTAAAAGTATCTGGGATTATTGCCGTGGTTTGTGCTGGTTTAATGCAGAATAGCGAAAGCGTTCGAAGTCGTTTTATAACGCCTCGCCAATTTCATAATGGGCTAGTGCTTTTAAGGTTGCTGCGGGAACTCTTAAATAATACCATTTTTGTTATTTTAGGATTATTGGTTGTCAGGATCATTCGTGATGACTTGATTATTGGGAATACAAATTCGCAATGGATTGTGATTGGTATTTTACTTTATATTACTAATCTCCTTGTTCGTTATCTCTATGGACTATTTTCAAAGATGGGTAATAAAGGAAGTATAATTTTTGCTCTTGGGGGAGTCCGTGGCGCAGTAACACTTGCCTTAGTATATATGATTATTAACAATGTAAGCTCTGCACAGTTTGATATGATTGTGTTGGCAGAAATGCTTGTTATTATTTTGAGTATGGTGGTGCCTTCAATCGTATTTCGCTTTATTCTTAACTATGATATGTCAAGGAGGGAGGCCGGCAAACAAGTTCAGCGTTTACGGCAAGAAATGGTTAAAGAGGGATTGAAAGCAGTAGAAAAAATATATCTTCCAGAAAAAATTAGAGAAAGTGTTGTTTATGATTTGCGGGATCAAAAGAGTACCAATTCATTTGCAGATTTTTGGCATCAATGGGCTAAAGCAAGTCGCTATCCAGAATTCAATGAGCAGGAAAAGGAACTGGAGCAACGAGCCTTATTATGGGCATTCCAAGCTGAAAGACAGTACCTTGATATGGTATCTCAAAAGGAAAATCATCGTGACTATCTTTTTGAGTTTTACAACGAAATTCTATTGGCAGAGTCAATTTTACTTAACACTGAAAATGAATATTAAATTAATTTGATTTTAAGTTGACGAAAAATTGAAATTAACGTATACTTTTAATTGTACGTTATTGCCCGCTGGTCAAATTGGTTAAGACGTCGCCCTCTCAAGGCGGAGTTACGGGTTCGATTCCCGTGCGGGTGATTTTTTTATTTTAAACTAATTTAATATAGCGTCTAAATCATTGATAAATCAGCATTCTTGATTTTAGGTTTACACTATAAAACGTTATTTTTAATCAATTCTGCGGAAAAATTGCGGAAAAAATAATTCAACTTGTCAGCATGGTGGACTACTAATCTAGTAGTCTTTTTATTTTTGCTGTCAGAATTTTTAGGATTAAACATCCCCAACAATATTTTTTGTCTAAAACGGGGATGATTTAATTATTCTAGTTAATGTAATTGCTTATATATCAACAACCAATTAAAATAGCCCCCCTACCTAAAAAGTTTCAAAACAGCCTTTGCAAATAAAAATACGGTAATGTGTGCCGCTCTCTTCTCAACAATGCAGGGCGGGGGGATGTTATAATAGTTTTGCTTATTTTTATATCGAAGGGGCGCTCTCGCAGCAGGGCACTTTTTTTAGTGCAATTTAAGCAGTTTTTGCAGCGTAAATAAAAAGACAACTAACATATTTCGCCAGCTGTCCTCAGTCGTTTAATTTTTCTTGTCGTTGTTTGATACAGCCTAATAGCATATCAAGGTCTTCTTGCGTTGCACTCTTTAAGATAAAGTTCTTAGCAACTGAACGGCGGTTAATATACTGTACCTGCGCCTTGTTCTTGCTACGGTATTTGTTAATTGCTTTGTGCTGTGACTCTGTAAGTGCCATCTTATTTCCTCTCAATCTTAAATTCAAATAGCTTCTTGCGTTTGTCTTTTGGTGTGTGAAGCCACGTCTTGAACTTCCTAACGTCTTGTTTCCACATTGCTAGCGTTTCACGTGGAGAGTAGACATCTAGGGAAATAGTAACGTGTTTATTCTTTGACTGGTATTTAAGGCGCTTCATATTTCATCCCTCACTTTTGCTAATTATTCTTGATTTAAAGAACGTCTAAGCCATGCTATAATATACATATGAAAAGCCCCTAAGAGTTGAGCTACCAACTTGCAACTCTTAGGGCGGTGATTAATCACCACTTGATTTCAAGTTTTAAGTCTAGCGATATAAAGATTTTGAGCTTTAATCTAATCTTTATTTTGCTAGGCTTTTTCTGGATATCTGTCAACTGGTATGGTTGACTAAAAATACTTCCTACGAAAATGTAGGGGGTATTTTTTTACGAAAAAATACAATCGATTCTTAAAAAGAAAAATTTTTGATTGGCAAAACCATAACAAGTTCGTTTTAGAGTTTTGATTTTGCGATTGATGCCTTCTAAAGGACCATTAGAGTATTCAAACTTAGCACTATTTAAGACATATTTTCTGTTTTGACGAAGGGTTTGGATAGCGGTATCCATTTCTGTATTGGTTTTTTGGTAGTCTAAGATGGTTGACTCTAGTAATTCACTATTGCGCTCGTTTAGGGCTTTCGTGATATCTTGGTAAGTTTGGTATACTTCAGCAAACTTGGAAAATTTACTAGTAATGAGATCAACAGCATTTTGGCGAGTCATATATTGCTTAACGCCGCGAAGAAAAACTACTTCTTCAGGGTGAAGATCTTCAGCTTTTTTATGGAATAGCTTCCAATGTGACTTCATAATTTTATATTCTCGGCTCTGTTTATCAAGTTGTTTTAGGATAGAAATACGACAATTGTCCAAAGCGCGACCAGCTAATTGCACAAGATGGAAACGATCAATAATAATGCTGGCATTAGGGAAAAGGCGATAGATAAAGCTTTGATATTGAGCATTTAAATCAATCACAACTGATTGGACGCATTCGCGTTCGGCTTTTGAATAACGACTTTCAAAATAATCAATAATGGTAGGTGATAGACGATCCTGTAACTTTGTGACAATTTGGTGGGTTTCAGCGTCACAACAGATAAAGGACATCACAGACTTAGTTGAACGAAACTCGTCAAAACATAGATGCTTAGGCAACTTAGCTACACGATAGTGTGGTTCCATGCGCTCTAAAATTGTTCGACGAACACTGCTAGGAGAGCAGTGACACATTTCAGCAATTAGCTGACCAGATAGTCCTTTACGAGCTAAAAGCATGATTTGATTTTTGAGATTACTGGATAGGGTTTGATTTTCTTTGGTTAAATTAGTAATAGCACCAAACGTAGTATGGCACGATTTACATTTATAGCGTTGTTTACGAAGCTCTAGTTCATATCTTCTCCCGTTTAAACTAGCCAGTCGTACATGAGTTTTGCGAAAGCCATCCTTATTAACTGTGGGAAAGCCACAGTTACGACAACGATTAATCGGATAAGAAAGAGTAGCCGTTATTAGTGTTATATACTCTTTAACAGAGTCATCGTTGTGTTCAGCTTCTTCAACAGAAATAATTTTAATATTTT of Limosilactobacillus reuteri subsp. reuteri contains these proteins:
- a CDS encoding cation:proton antiporter — protein: MYIVAPLIYFERQSTRINLIGKRLRQILETAVLLVIVGTVFAGFSVSLLGILLALAFLMGALSTPTDATATESVLEGLIVPERQENILKMESLFNDASGIILVTAMALWVKNGQFNYQQTFFDFLRSAGGGIIIGIMAALVMISFRQFLGRINHDAYNAQILLFVSTPFFIYFIAEELKVSGIIAVVCAGLMQNSESVRSRFITPRQFHNGLVLLRLLRELLNNTIFVILGLLVVRIIRDDLIIGNTNSQWIVIGILLYITNLLVRYLYGLFSKMGNKGSIIFALGGVRGAVTLALVYMIINNVSSAQFDMIVLAEMLVIILSMVVPSIVFRFILNYDMSRREAGKQVQRLRQEMVKEGLKAVEKIYLPEKIRESVVYDLRDQKSTNSFADFWHQWAKASRYPEFNEQEKELEQRALLWAFQAERQYLDMVSQKENHRDYLFEFYNEILLAESILLNTENEY
- a CDS encoding ISL3 family transposase, which produces MSHNDSILNILGIKDKNIKIISVEEAEHNDDSVKEYITLITATLSYPINRCRNCGFPTVNKDGFRKTHVRLASLNGRRYELELRKQRYKCKSCHTTFGAITNLTKENQTLSSNLKNQIMLLARKGLSGQLIAEMCHCSPSSVRRTILERMEPHYRVAKLPKHLCFDEFRSTKSVMSFICCDAETHQIVTKLQDRLSPTIIDYFESRYSKAERECVQSVVIDLNAQYQSFIYRLFPNASIIIDRFHLVQLAGRALDNCRISILKQLDKQSREYKIMKSHWKLFHKKAEDLHPEEVVFLRGVKQYMTRQNAVDLITSKFSKFAEVYQTYQDITKALNERNSELLESTILDYQKTNTEMDTAIQTLRQNRKYVLNSAKFEYSNGPLEGINRKIKTLKRTCYGFANQKFFFLRIDCIFS